A window of Gloeocapsopsis sp. IPPAS B-1203 contains these coding sequences:
- a CDS encoding GNAT family N-acetyltransferase, whose amino-acid sequence MKQELPLGCSLRPALKNDIWTIRKLVFSAKLDPTQLHWSQFWVIECHHKIVACGQLRSFETAQELGSLVVSPAWRDRGLGSYLVTHLIAQATQPLYLECVGSKLAEYYTRFGFVPISWQALPQSLKLKFGISQLAAKLVPFLSVTIMQYQDK is encoded by the coding sequence GTGAAACAGGAATTGCCATTAGGATGTTCGCTTCGTCCCGCCCTTAAGAATGACATTTGGACAATTCGCAAATTAGTGTTCAGTGCTAAACTCGATCCAACTCAATTACATTGGTCGCAGTTTTGGGTGATTGAGTGTCATCACAAGATTGTGGCTTGTGGGCAACTACGTAGTTTTGAGACAGCACAAGAACTTGGTAGTTTGGTTGTATCACCAGCTTGGCGCGATCGCGGTTTGGGAAGTTATTTAGTTACGCATTTAATTGCACAAGCAACACAGCCACTTTATTTAGAATGTGTCGGTAGCAAACTAGCTGAGTACTATACTCGCTTTGGTTTTGTGCCGATTTCGTGGCAAGCGCTACCCCAAAGCCTTAAACTCAAGTTTGGTATCTCACAGCTAGCTGCCAAGCTGGTTCCTTTTTTGTCGGTAACTA